Proteins encoded together in one Lathyrus oleraceus cultivar Zhongwan6 chromosome 5, CAAS_Psat_ZW6_1.0, whole genome shotgun sequence window:
- the LOC127084719 gene encoding fe(2+) transport protein 1 has protein sequence MVRNNPNVVVVTILFLLLSLPLVSCEECSSKYEGGCHDKNEALKLKVIAIFCILLSSMIGVCIPIFTTSVPALKPDGDLFVVIKAFACGVILATGYMHVMPDSFADLTSPCLPQHPWHKFPFTTFIAMISAIFTLMVDSFSLSYFKKKLPMSSSVNNLETTKELELGHVHGHGLAIANGHEKNVNAEQLLRYRVVAQVLELGIVVHSVVIGLSMGASENPCTIKPLIAALCFHQLFEGMGLGGCILQADYGVKMKVIMVFFFSVTTPFGIALGIGLSEVYSDTSPTALIVEGVLNAISAGLLNYMALVDLLANEFMGTKLQSRIKLQLLCYIAVFLGAGGMSVMAIWA, from the exons ATGGTAAGAAACAACCCCAACGTTGTAGTTGTAACCATTCTATTTCTATTATTATCATTACCATTAGTCTCGTGTGAAGAATGTTCATCGAAATATGAAGGTGGTTGTCACGATAAAAATGAAGCACTAAAGTTAAAGGTAATTGCAATATTTTGCATATTATTGTCAAGCATGATTGGTGTTTGCATTCCGATTTTCACAACTTCGGTTCCGGCTTTAAAACCCGACGGAGACTTGTTCGTCGTTATAAAAGCTTTTGCATGCGGTGTTATACTTGCTACCGGTTATATGCACGTGATGCCAGATTCATTTGCGGACTTAACTTCTCCTTGTTTGCCTCAACACCCTTGGCATAAATTCCCATTCACCACTTTCATTGCTATGATCTCCGCCATTTTTACTCTCATGGTTGATTCATTTTCTTTAAGTTATTTTAAAAAGAAACTTCCTATGTCTTCTTCTGTGAATAATTTGGAAACGACAAAGGAATTGGAACTTGGCCATGTTCATGGTCATGGTCTTGCGATTGCAAATGGACATGAGAAAAATGTGAATGCCGAACAATTGCTTCGATACCGTGTTGTGGCTCAG GTTTTGGAGTTAGGAATTGTGGTGCACTCAGTAGTGATTGGTTTGTCAATGGGTGCTTCGGAGAATCCTTGCACAATAAAGCCTCTCATTGCTGCACTTTGCTTCCATCAACTCTTTGAGGGAATGGGTTTGGGTGGTTGCATATTACAg GCTGATTATGGAGTGAAGATGAAAGTGATAATGGTATTTTTTTTCTCAGTGACGACGCCATTTGGGATAGCATTAGGGATTGGATTATCGGAAGTGTATAGTGACACTAGTCCAACTGCACTAATTGTAGAAGGGGTTCTAAATGCTATTTCTGCAGGGCTTCTCAATTACATGGCACTTGTTGATTTATTGGCTAATGAATTTATGGGTACAAAGTTGCAAAGTAGAATCAAGCTTCAATTATTGTGTTATATAGCTGTTTTTCTAGGCGCAGGAGGCATGTCGGTTATGGCAATTTGGGCTTAA